Genomic segment of Hippocampus zosterae strain Florida chromosome 12, ASM2543408v3, whole genome shotgun sequence:
ctcacagtgcagagataccgggttcaattccaactccctgtgtggagtttgcatgttctccccgggcctgcgtgggttttctctgggtactccactttcctcccacattccaaaaaggctgattgaacgctccaaattgtcccgaggtgtgagtgagcgtggatggttgttcgtgtgtgtgtgccctgcgattggctggcattcggttcagggtgtcccccttcccgaagacagctgggataggctccagcgaacCCCTgcgaccttcgtgaggataagcagttcggaagatgaatgaatgaaagtccaTTTGAATCAGCTCCTCTTCAAAAGTGGGTCAAAATAAGGCTTGAAGTGTATGCACatcctgtgactttttttttcttttcctcatgGCCTCCAACTTTGAATCTTCCTCCACAGGGCGTGAGCAGTTCCATGGCTTGGGCTCCATGTACTGTcgtggcgccgccgccgtcatccTGACTTACGACGTCACCAACCGGCAGAGCCTGGCCGAGCTCGAGGAGCGCTTCCTGTCGCTGACGGACACCGCCAACCACGACTGCATTTACGCCGTCGTGGGCAACAAGGCCGACCTGACGGACACCGAAGCCTATCTGTCCCAGGAGACGCCCGACGCGACTCAAACGGAATCGGAGGAGCACCGATCAGACGTGCTGTCCGCTTGCCCCACGCCGCCCGCCTCGCCCGTGTCCATCTCCGACGTCACATTTCCGAAGCAAGTGACCCGCGAAGACGCGTTGGCGTTCTACGGGCGGATTCTTCGCTACAAGGGCTCGGACGAGAGGACCAGCCTGCCCGCGGAGAAGATGTGCTTCGAGACCAGCGCCAAGACCGGTTACAACGTGGACGCTCTGTTCGAGGCACTCTTCGACCTGGTGCTGCCCTCCATGCTGAGGAAGAGGAACGAGAACCAGCGGTCTGCCACGGTGGACTTGGAAGTGTGCAGGAAGGGCGGCGGCAAGCGGGGCCGATCCACCTGCTGCTAAAGACCGAACAAGCAAGACCCCTCAGGAAGAGATTTAAACAAGCGGTGGCACCAACGAATCTGTGAATTGACAAAGAAATCACGAGCCTTTGTCGCCTTCTTCATACTGTGAAGCAGCATCTCTTCGACATTTTGGAGTCTTTGCTCTGACTAAAAATGGATGTCTGCGGACAATAAATACACTTCAGAATCCcccaaaatcattttcatgaaCCTGAACTGCACTAATTCATCTGATTAGGTAGCACATTACACTGTCTTTAATAGCActtttcatttgaatgtttcCACGGATCAGACTAAAATTCTTGTTCCATTCATTAACGCCGATGTATTTTATGCTATGTGACTTCTCACTTTCTGTATGGAACGGCACGCAGCCATGttgaattttttaaatgtcatgatAATAAAGATTTTTATTTAGCTGCGGTTCGGTAATGAAATCACACGAGGACTTTTAGAAACAACATTTAATCTTTTATAATGCAATAATGATGTAGTTCAATGAATAAGTGTTGTTTTAAACAAGTATTATGCGGTGTGTTTCCAAACTGGGATGAAATGGACCGTGCCTTATACGGAGGACTTGATCTGACCTACcatacacaaaaacaacccaTCAGGGCTCATAACGTACAAACGAGAACACATTTTCAATCTTTGCATCAAATTTGTTCATAAGCGGAATATGGCTCTTCAGCGGTCATTGGATCAGTTTACGAACAGCAAAAATAAGTGACGGTCATTGAAATGCGatacaaatgcaaaaacaatttcttttttttaatcatccccTAAACCGCTGATAATCCGTTTTCCACCAAAAATTGGGGGTtacacaacccaaaaaaaaaatcagatctgGGGGTCCACTTTTGTAGAAATTTTGAGTTGGTGAAAACTAATCAAGTTGCCCTGCAGTCGCCCATCTCTGTCCTTGGATGGCTTCATAAAAACGGCAAAGTCTCCTGATAAGGACAAGGTTACCCAAGGACCTTGGATCCCGGCTGTTTATGTACTATCCGCTGGGCAGGTGAATTAATCATTAGCGGATTTGTCAAGTGGAAAGtgagcctgaaaatacatttcgcTGCACTCAAGTTCATGTACTGCAGACGCTTAACCTCAAAAATAGAATCAGTGCGTTCTGTGGGTTGCAATGAGCGTTACAGGTAATAGAAGTGCCTATGACATGGAAACGACtcgttggaagtcatcaaaaagCATAAGAATAGTGAAAGCCTGGTGGACAAGAAGAGTTAGTGGCTTAAAGATCAGGTTGGATGCAGTGCAATAGTAGCAATGAACAGTCTCTGTGTGATTGCCTGAGGTAATAAGTTAAAACAGTAAGCACCATTACACATTTAGAACAAACATACTTGTTTCTCAAGGCACCAAACAGTCACTGCGTATATGAGCTTCGTGGCCAAAATTATACAAGGAATCTTTCACAAGTTCTTCATGCAGACTTGGCAGCGGCTGATGCGCGACAGGAGCTGGCCCGCTTTGAGCGTCTCTGATGCCGGCTCGGCGTGGAAAGACTGATCGATGGAGGTGAGCCAAAAGCTGTGCTTGTTGGCGAAGTAATGACACGTGCCCTTGGCGCCGTTGCACTCGATGAACGGCGACGTCCGGAAGTCTTCCAGACACGATCCGGGCGATGACAGCGACTGACCCCCGCCTTCATTACCTGCTGCCGTGTGCTGCGAGAAAGAGGTcagtcatttttcattcatttggtgGTGACGGATTTGTGTAATATTTGTTGTATTCTGTAATCATGATTAAAATCCCCAACGTAGTGGCTATGAATTTAGAgtatatttgtatgtattttaaatCTCTTATGCATAACGCCGATACAACATATACATGTGAGGTGCaggtattatttttgtccacttggggcCACCATCCTCACGTTCCAGACTGTTGTATCTGTGcctttgaatgtgtgtggcttTGAAAAGCGGGGCCTGGCCTGTTGCGTGATCCGGGAGTTTGTGAATGAGAATATTGTTGTTTCAGGATAGCAGCTGGCTTTTAAGTGGCTAATTGACATTAGTTGTGGCTTTTAGGCGCTTTTAGGGCAAGTGAGTCTTCAGTAACTGTGTGGAAAAATGATCACTGCAACATTTGAAAAAGATgtcatcaccccccccaaaaaataggaCTATATTGTCGAAAAAAATATCCCGTCATTTCTGTACTAGTATACATGCCTTTTGTTCGATGAAAAgggtaaaaaagaagaaaagatgtATGTAATATGTCATAATCATATTGGTGGTTTTAAGCTAAAATAGGAAGGAATCATTTTCTGCTAGTCACCTTATAAAGCTAGCAATGTGCACTTTTTTCGATGATACAATACGACTTAATGATTCGAACCACCAGGCTGCGGCTCATGGACACTGAACGACATTTGTCTCCTAATACAGAATATATGTATTCATATTGATGCTTTTGGTTTGG
This window contains:
- the rab20 gene encoding ras-related protein Rab-20; the protein is MPESSKMRKPDVKVVLLGDMNVGKTSLLHRYTERKFKDTISTVGGAFFLKQWGPYNVSIWDTAGREQFHGLGSMYCRGAAAVILTYDVTNRQSLAELEERFLSLTDTANHDCIYAVVGNKADLTDTEAYLSQETPDATQTESEEHRSDVLSACPTPPASPVSISDVTFPKQVTREDALAFYGRILRYKGSDERTSLPAEKMCFETSAKTGYNVDALFEALFDLVLPSMLRKRNENQRSATVDLEVCRKGGGKRGRSTCC